In a single window of the bacterium genome:
- a CDS encoding TrkA family potassium uptake protein, giving the protein MYVIVVGGGTVGYYMSRDLLERGHEVTLIERDSRRADWLETQLGSIVMRGDGCEVKFLSQTGIERADAIVAVTADDEDNLIALQMAKRHFGVKRTVARVNNPSNVEIFKTLGVDEAVSATEVLLGALEPPITT; this is encoded by the coding sequence ATGTATGTGATCGTCGTGGGTGGCGGGACCGTCGGCTACTACATGTCGCGCGACCTCCTCGAGCGAGGACACGAGGTGACGCTCATTGAAAGAGATTCCCGCCGTGCGGACTGGCTCGAGACTCAGCTCGGCAGCATCGTGATGAGAGGCGACGGCTGCGAAGTCAAGTTTCTTTCACAGACGGGCATCGAACGGGCTGATGCCATCGTCGCGGTCACAGCCGATGACGAGGACAACCTCATCGCGCTGCAGATGGCCAAGCGGCACTTCGGGGTGAAGCGGACGGTCGCGCGCGTGAACAACCCAAGCAACGTCGAGATCTTCAAGACGCTCGGGGTCGATGAGGCTGTCTCCGCCACCGAGGTGTTGCTCGGAGCCCTGGAGCCACCGATCACCACCTGA
- a CDS encoding TrkA family potassium uptake protein has product MKLMIVGCGRVGSQIAADMDGAGHQVVIVDRDPNQFNRAASRGVLTGDFRGDQVVGNGTDADVLRRAGIEDADGFVAVTEGDNRNIMAAQIAKHVFKVPRVVARIYDPERAEAYEKLGLHTICPTIDGAKRIEKTLLANQ; this is encoded by the coding sequence TTGAAGCTGATGATCGTGGGCTGCGGTCGCGTCGGCTCGCAGATCGCCGCCGACATGGACGGGGCCGGCCACCAAGTCGTCATCGTCGATCGCGACCCCAACCAGTTCAATCGAGCCGCCTCACGCGGCGTTCTGACCGGGGACTTCAGGGGCGACCAGGTCGTGGGCAACGGCACCGACGCCGACGTGCTGCGCCGGGCCGGCATCGAAGACGCGGACGGTTTCGTGGCCGTGACCGAAGGCGATAACCGAAACATCATGGCGGCTCAGATCGCCAAGCATGTGTTCAAGGTTCCGCGCGTCGTCGCCCGCATCTATGACCCGGAGCGCGCCGAGGCCTACGAGAAGCTTGGCCTGCACACGATCTGTCCGACCATCGATGGCGCCAAGCGCATCGAGAAGACTCTGTTGGCCAACCAGTAG
- a CDS encoding PHP domain-containing protein, which yields MRVDLHLHSHYSHDGQSSLVELIARCREVGLDRIALTDHNTVEGALQLARLAPELAIVGEEAKTSEGEVIGLFITHRLPPYLPPEDVMDLIHEMGGLTYVPHPLDRRRSHFRADRVVELADRIDIIETYNPWCDAAANQAAARLAADLGKVMATGSDSHAARELGRSWMEIEDYRSPEDFLEKLREARHLVTAQSGTGRRA from the coding sequence GTGCGGGTCGACCTTCATCTTCACTCGCACTACTCCCATGACGGCCAGAGCTCGCTCGTGGAGCTCATCGCACGCTGCCGCGAGGTCGGTCTCGACCGCATCGCGCTGACCGACCACAACACCGTCGAAGGAGCGCTGCAGCTGGCGCGGTTGGCGCCGGAGCTCGCCATCGTCGGTGAGGAGGCCAAGACTTCGGAAGGCGAGGTGATCGGATTGTTCATCACCCACCGACTGCCGCCTTATCTGCCGCCCGAGGACGTGATGGACCTGATCCATGAGATGGGCGGGCTCACCTACGTGCCCCATCCGCTCGACCGCCGCAGGTCTCATTTCCGCGCCGACCGCGTCGTCGAGCTCGCCGACCGCATCGACATCATCGAGACGTACAACCCGTGGTGCGATGCCGCGGCGAACCAGGCCGCGGCGCGGCTTGCCGCGGATCTCGGCAAGGTGATGGCGACAGGATCAGACTCGCATGCCGCACGAGAGCTCGGCCGCAGCTGGATGGAGATCGAGGATTACAGGAGCCCGGAGGATTTCCTGGAGAAGCTTCGCGAGGCGCGACACCTCGTCACCGCGCAAAGCGGCACGGGTCGGCGTGCCTAG
- a CDS encoding universal stress protein: MARATDLVRIWALALPIHVHGCHGVRNRPLGAGLPGRPSEPGSGGARHRRRDGPDLLAPGSVCGDPPGPARAPTLMADHAHLPTARKVLVAVGGQGIDAETVRLACRMTDPQGGRLYGVHIVEVNRSLPLGAVLDEVVERGEKILDEVEQLAAEAQLPVETELVQARDTGPALVDEAVEWGADLIVMGLPYKRRFGEFNLGKTVPYVLKNANCRVMLFREHREHPA, from the coding sequence ATGGCGCGCGCGACTGACCTTGTTAGGATTTGGGCCCTTGCGCTTCCCATTCATGTTCATGGGTGTCATGGCGTTCGGAATCGGCCTCTGGGTGCTGGGTTACCTGGCCGCCCATCGGAGCCTGGATCCGGTGGCGCAAGGCATCGCCGGCGCGACGGTCCTGATCTCCTGGCTCCTGGGAGCGTATGTGGTGATCCGCCGGGTCCGGCGCGGGCCCCAACACTGATGGCCGACCACGCTCACCTTCCGACGGCTCGAAAGGTCCTCGTCGCTGTCGGCGGCCAGGGTATCGATGCCGAGACCGTGCGGCTGGCGTGCCGCATGACGGATCCGCAGGGGGGGCGGCTGTACGGCGTGCACATCGTCGAGGTCAACCGGTCGCTACCGCTCGGGGCGGTCCTGGACGAGGTCGTGGAGCGCGGGGAGAAGATCCTGGACGAGGTCGAGCAGCTGGCGGCGGAGGCTCAGCTCCCGGTGGAGACGGAGCTGGTACAGGCACGGGACACCGGGCCCGCGTTGGTGGACGAGGCGGTCGAGTGGGGCGCCGATCTCATCGTCATGGGGCTGCCGTACAAGAGGCGGTTTGGGGAATTCAACCTGGGCAAGACGGTGCCGTACGTTCTGAAGAACGCGAATTGCCGCGTGATGCTGTTCCGGGAGCACCGCGAACACCCGGCCTGA